The sequence AGGGACCGGGAGATTGGCGGTGGACGAGCCACTCGCCAACCGGGTCAGGTCCGGAAGGAAGCAGCCCTAACGAGGTCCGGATCGGGTCGCTCGTCAGTCTCCTACCTCTCTTTTTTCGCGCGCACAGCGTGTTCAATCGCGGATCGATTGATGACCGATGCTGACATTGCCGGCGCGACCCCGAACGATCAGCCCGGTTTCGCACTCGGCGGAGCGCCGGGACCTGCGGCGGCGGCGGGTGGCTCTCCGCCCGGCTATCGCGTGCTCGCGCGCAAATACCGTCCCTCGACCTTCGACGATCTGATCGGCCAGGAGGCGATGGTCCGCACCATCTCGAATTCGTTCGAGACCGGACGCGTGCCACAGGCCTGGATTCTCACCGGCGTCCGCGGCGTCGGCAAAACCACCACCGCGCGCATTCTCGCTCGCGCGCTGAACTACGAATTGCCCGATGGCTCGGTGAAGGGGCCGACCATCCACATGCCGAAGATGGGCGTGCACTGCCAGGCGATCATGGAGAGCCGGCACATCGACATTCTGGAGATGGACGCGGCGTCGCATACCGGCATCGACGATGTGCGCCAGATCACGGATGGCGTGCGCTATGCGCCATCGAGTGCAAGGTACAAGGTCTACATCATCGACGAGGTTCACATGCTCTCGGAGAAGGCGTTCAACGCCTTCCTGAAGACGCTGGAAGAGCCGCCGGAGCACGCCAAGTTCGTGTTCGCCACCACTGAAATCCGCAAGGTTCCGGTCACCGTGCTGTCGCGATGCCAGCGCTTCGATCTCAGGCGCGTCGATGCCGATGTGCTGATGGCGCATCTGGCGAATATTTCCGGCAAGGAAGGCGTTGAAGCGGAGCCCGAAGCGCTCGGGCTGATCGCACGCGCCGCCGAAGGTTCGGTGCGGGATTCGCTCTCCCTCCTCGATCAGGCGATTGCGCATGCGGCCGGCGCGGTCCGCGCCGAGGATGTGCGGCAGATGCTGGGTCTCGCCGACCGCAGCCGCGTCATCGACCTGTTCGCCTCGCTCGCCAGCGGCGACATCGCGGCGGCGTTCAAGGAGTTTCGCGATCAATACGATACCGGTGCCGATCCGGTTGTGGTGCTGAGCGATCTCGCCGAGTTCGTGAACTTCGTGACCCGCGTGAAAGTTGTGCCGGCGACGGCGGACAATCTGGCACTGGGCGAGACCGAGCGCACGCGCGGCCGAGATTTCGCGGCCAAGCTGTCGATGCGGGTGCTGTCGCGGATGTGGCAGATGCTGCTCAAGGGCATCGCCGAGGTGCAGTCGGCGACGCGGCCGCAGGCCGCCGCCGAAATGGTGCTGGTCCGAATCGCCTATGTCGCCGATCTGCCGACGCCGGACGAAGCCATCAGAATGATCGAGCAGGGCGGCGGTATGTCGCCTGCGCTCGGCGGTAACAACGGCGGCAACGGCGCGCCGCGCGGTACCTCCGCGTCGCTGTTGTCCGGTGGCGATGAGGGTTCGCAGTTGCGCGCGGTCGGGTCCAGCGCGCGGCCGGCGCTTGATACGTCGCCGCGCCCGCAGATGAATACGCCCGCGCCCGCTCCTGTTGAAGCAGCGCCCGTAAGGCGGTTGAACACGTTTGCCGAGCTTGTGGCGCTGGCGGGCGAGAAGCGGGATCTCCAGATCAAGAGTGCGCTGGAAGCCGACGTGCGTCTCGTTCGCATGGAGGACGGCAAGCTCGAAATCGCGCTGGAACGCAGCGCCGCGCGCTCGATGATCCAGGATCTGTCGCGCAAGCTCGAGCAATGGACGGGCCGGCGCTGGGCGGTTGTCGTCTCCAACGATGCGGGCCAGCCGACGCTGCGCGCCCAGGCGCAGGCCGCGAAGGTAAAACTCACCGACGGCGTCCACGCCGATCCGCGCGTGCAGGCGGTGATGTCGCGCTTTCCTGGTGCGCAGGTGGTGGACGTACGGCGCATCGCGCCGGACGCTGCTTTGGGAGCCGACGATGCCGGGCCGGTGGCTGCGGCGGAAGAAGACGACGATCTTTAACTCAATTCGACAAGGGACCGTTCATGGCTGACTTTCTCGGCATGATGAAAAAGGCGGCGGAGCTTCAGTCCAAGATGAAGGCTTTGCAGGACGAACTCGATACGGTCGAGGTCGAAGGCCTGTCCGGCGGCGGCCTTGTCACCGTGCGCATGACCGCCAAGGGCGAAGTCAAGGCGGTGAAAATCGACCCGTCGCTGATCAAGGCGGACGAAGCCGAGATTCTCGAAGACCTGCTGGTGACAGCGCTGAACGACGCACGCCGCAAGGCCGAAGCCGCGATGCAGGAGAAAATGCAGGGGCTGACCGGCGGACTTGGCCTGCCTCCGGGGCTGGGTTTCGGCTAGAAACTCGCTGCACCATCAAGATGAAAATGCCCTGAATGGTATCGTCCGTCGCCGGTCCCGAAATCGAACGTCTGATCCAGTTGCTGGCGCGGCTGCCCGGTCTTGGCCCGCGCTCGGCGCGCCGCGCCGCGCTGCACCTGATCAAGAAGCGCGAGGCGCTGATGACGCCGCTGTCCGCGGCGTTGCAGGTGGCAATCGATAAAATTCAGGTGTGCACCACCTGCGGCAATATCGACACGCAGAATCCCTGCACGGTCTGCACCGATACCCGGCGCGATCCGTCGATCATCGTTGTTGTCGCGGATGTCGCCGATCTCTGGGCTCTGGAACGCGCCCATGCCACCAACGGCTTCTATCACGTGCTCGGCGCAACGCTGTCGCCGCTCGACGGCGTCGGTCCCCAGGATCTCACAATCGATGCGCTGGTTCAGCGCGCGCACGATCCGCGCGTCACCGAAATCATCCTGGCGCTGAATGCAACGGTCGATGGCCAGACCACCGCGCATTACATCACCGACCTGTTACAGGACGCCAACGTCAAGGTCACACGGCTCGCACACGGCGTGCCGGTGGGCGGAGAGCTTGACTATCTCGACGAAGGAACGCTATCGGCTGCCATGCGGCAGCGGACTCTGTTCTGATACTCACTGAAATGGAAACCGCATGATCTCGCGTCGATTGAAACCCGCGCTGACGAAGTCCGCAGTGATTCTCGTTGCCGGATGTTGTCTCGCCTCTTTGCCGTCGTTCGACGCCTTCGCGCAGCAGAAGAAGGCGAAGCCGATCACCAATGGCGGGGTGTTGTCGGGAGAACTGACCGCGCTGCGGTCAGGACCGAAGAAGAAGCGCGTCATTACCTATCAATTGACCAGCGAGCCGCGTCAGCTTCCGCCGCCGTCAGGCCTGTGCAATCTCGAAACCGGGCCGGAAACATTCCAGATCGTCGCCAACAGCGACGCGGAGGCGGCAGCGCTGAAGCCCTATATCGGCAAGAGCGTCGCGCTGAAAGCAGATGAATTGTCTTGCGCGCAGTCGGCCGGACAGTTCAGCGACGCCATCGTCACGAAGTGGAGCGTGCTGACGAAGCATTGAGAGGCGCTGTCTGTCTCAGCGCTTCAAAATGCCCGCGCCGCTGCAGCCATGCCAGCAGGATCAGGCTCGGTATCGCAACCAGCACGCTGAGCGCAAAGAAGAGTGGCCAGCCGGTAGCCTGCGCGACATAACCTGCGCCCGCCGACAGATAGGTTCGGCCCACGGCGGAGAGCGCGGCCAGCAGCGCATACTGGGTCGCAGTGTGCAGCGGGCTCTGGCATAGCGATGAGAGATAGGCAACGAAGATCACCGTGCCGATCGCGCTGGTGAAATTCTCCACCGTGATCGCCAGCGCCAGTGCCCACTGGTTCAGTCCGACAAAGGCGAGCCACGCAAACGCGAGATTCGAGATGGCCTGCAAGATCCCGCCGACCCACAGGCAGGCTTCGAGCGACCACGCCCGTGCCAGAAAGCCGCCGGCGAATCCGCCAATCAGCGTCGCGGCCAGGCCGACGCCCTTGACGATGGCGGCATAGTCGTTGCGCGTGAACCCGAGATCGATCACGAACGGCGCCGTCATGGTGCCGGAAAACGAGTCGGTGAACTTGAACAGCACCACGAAGGCGAGCACCGCCCAGACGTCCTTGCGGGTAAGGAACTCGGTGAAGGCGCCGACGGCTGCGGTCGTAATACGCGTCATGGCGCTCGCGCCACTGGTGGCTTCTTCGGCGCGGCGCGATTGCTCGGGTTCGGTGGCGGCCAGCGCCGCGATCATGCCGATCAGCACCATGCCCGCCATGGCGGCATAGCCCCACATCCAGGCGGATGATTTTGCAAGGCCGGTCGCCTCGAAGGCGCTGACCAGAAACAGCGCGCCCGCTGTCGAGATCAGCATGCCGATGCGATAGGCGGCGACATAGGATGCCATGCCAGCGGCCTGTTCGCTTTCCGGCAGGCTCTCGACGCGGAAGGCATCGACCACGGTGTCCTGCGTCGCCGAGGCAGTCGCCACCAGCAACGCGCCGAGCGCCACATAGAACGGTGACTTGGCCGGATCGGTCAGCGCCAGCAGCAGGATCGCCCCGATCAGCAGCAGTTGCGCGAACACCAGCCAGCCGCGACGACGGCCAAGGAGTTTCGACAGCAGCGGCACATGCAGCGCATCGATAAGCGGCGCCCAGAGAAACTTCAGGGTGTAGGGGGTGCCGACCAGCGCGAACAGGCCGATGGTGCCGAGGTCGACGCCGGACTCGCGCATCCACACCAAGAGCGTCGAGCCGGACAATGCGAGCGGCAACCCGGAGGAGAAGCCGAGGAACAGCACGATCAGCACCCGCGGCTGAAGATAGACCGCCATCGCCTCGCGCCATGTGGCGCGGGGAGGGGCTTCGGACGGTTTGACGATTTCGGGTGCTGTCATGGAGGGGTGTTAGCAGATTCGAGCGACTTCTCCCTCTCCCCGTAAACGGGGAGAGTGAAAAAGCACGGAGCGAGGCGGAAGGAGCGCTCCGGAAATTACTCCCCCGCCTGCAGCTTGCGGAGGGGATGTGTCGGAAACAGGTCACTGCCGTTTGGCGCGACGGGACGCGGTGTCTCGGCCGGCTCGCTGGCGGTGCTGAAATCCAATTCCTCGATGCGGCCGGCGCGCTTCTCGATCTTGTCGGCGGAAATCAGAATCTGCCGCACGTCCTCGTTGACGTTGCCAAAGTCCTTTTGCAGCTTCAGCACGCGCTCGCGCAGCCGTGCGAGATCGTCCGACATGCTGATGACCTCGGTGCGGATCTGGTCGGCGGCGTCGCGCATCCGCGCGTCTTTCAAAATCTGCTGCATCACCTGGATGGCCAGCATCAGCAGCGACGGCGACACCAGCACCACGCGGGCGCGGTAGGCCTTCTGGATCACGTCGTCGAAACCGTCGTGGATTTCCGCGTAGACCGACTCCGACGGTACGAACATCAGCGCGGTGTCCTGCGTCTCGCCGGGGATCAGGTATTTGTCGGCGATGTCGGTGACGTGCTTCATCACGTCCTGCCGCAACCGCTGGGTGGCGTATTTCTTCTCCTCGTCGCTGCGCGCGTCGCGCAGCGCGGTCACCGCCTCCAGCGGAAACTTTGCGTCGATGCACAGCGGCCGCTGGTCAGGAAGGAACACCACGCAGTCCGGCCGTTTGCCGGTGGAGAGCGTGTGCTGGAACGCGTAGGAGCCCTTCGGCATGCCGTCCTGCACGATGGCTTCCATCCGCGCCTGCCCGAACGCGCCGCGCGACTGCTTGTTAGCGAGCACGTCGCGCAGGGTGGTGACCTGTGAGGTGAGATCGGTGAGATTCTTGTGGGCGTTGTCGATGATGCCGAGACGTTCGTGCAGCGCGCTCAGGCTGGCCACCGTGCTACGGGTGGTATGCTCCATCGATTGCCCGACTTTTTGACTGACGGAATCCAGCCGCTCATTGACGGCGCGCGACATCTCCGCCTGCCGACCGACAAGCGCTTGCCCCATTTCGTGGACCCGGCCTGCCGCTTCGTTCTGGATGCGCAGCACTTCGCTCAGACGTTCCTCGAGTTCGTCCGCGCGCAACGCCTGCGCCATCGCAGCCTCGGCGCCCTTGCGGCCGGAGCGCGCGATGACGATGGCGATGGTCAATAGCAGCAGCAGCGCCAGCGCGCCGAAACAGATCAGGGCGAGGCCCACGCGAACCGGCACATCGCCGACGATGAAAAGAATCTCATTCATGCCGCCCTTGTAACCCGATTCGCGGCCAAACGCGAACGAAGGGGGAACATTTAGGGTTAACAAATCATTGATTTCTATGGTTAATCGCAGGTTAACGGCCCCGCGAGGCTGCCCAAGCGATTGGCGTGACAAGAGGTTTGACCGCAGCGGGCGCTCCCATTACATCGCGCAGCATGGCCATTCGCGACATCATCATTCTGCCGGACACGCAGCTCCGGCTGATCTCCAAACCCATCGAGAAGATCACGGCGGACATCCGTGCGCTGGCCGATGACATGCTCGAGACCATGTACAAGGCGCCGGGCATCGGCCTCGCCGCGATCCAGGTTGCGCAACCGGTGCGGCTGATCACGATGGATCTGTCGAAGAAGGAAGGCGAGACCAATCCGCGCATCTTCGTCAATCCGGAGATTCTGTCGGTCTCAGAAGAGTTGTCGGTCTACGAGGAAGGCTGCCTGTCGATCCCGGAATATTACGAGGAAGTCGAGCGCCCGGCGCAGGTGCGCGTGCGCTTCACCGACATTCACGGCAAGGTCCACGAGGAGGATGCCGAGGGGCTTTACGCCACCTGCATCCAGCACGAGATCGATCATCTTAACGGCGTGCTGTTCGTCGATTACCTGTCCAAGCTCAAGCGCGACCGCGTGATGAAGAAGTTCACCAAGGCCGCCCGGCTCGCGGCGAAATAAATTCCGTCGCCGAAAGCGATTTCGACATGCCGCTTCGTCTGATCTTCATGGGCACGCCGGAGTTTGCGGTGCCGACGCTGCTCGCGCTCGCGGACCATGGCCACGAGATCGCGGCGGTGTATACGCGCGCGCCGAAGCCGGCCGGGCGCGGGATGAAATTGCAGCCGACGCCGGTGGAGCAGGCGGCGCGGCAACTCGGCATCCCGGTGCTGACGCCGAAGACACTCAGGACGCCGGAAGCCGAAGCGGAGTTTCGATCGCACAATGCCGACGCCGCCGTGGTCGTCGCTTACGGCATGATCCTGCCGCAGAACATTCTCGAAGCGGTGCCGCTCGGCTGTTTCAATCTTCATGCGTCGTTGCTGCCGCGCTGGCGTGGCGCGGCGCCGATCCAGCGCGCCATCATGGCAGGCGATGCCGAGAGCGGTGTCATGGTGATGAGGATGGATGCCGGCCTCGACACCGGCGATGTCGCGATGGCCGAACGCCTGCCGATTACCGATACGATGACAGCCCAAGACCTGCACGACGCCCTGGCTCCGCTCGGTGCGGATTTGATGGTGCGGGCGATGGGTGGACTGTCG is a genomic window of Bradyrhizobium sp. G127 containing:
- a CDS encoding DNA polymerase III subunit gamma/tau → MTDADIAGATPNDQPGFALGGAPGPAAAAGGSPPGYRVLARKYRPSTFDDLIGQEAMVRTISNSFETGRVPQAWILTGVRGVGKTTTARILARALNYELPDGSVKGPTIHMPKMGVHCQAIMESRHIDILEMDAASHTGIDDVRQITDGVRYAPSSARYKVYIIDEVHMLSEKAFNAFLKTLEEPPEHAKFVFATTEIRKVPVTVLSRCQRFDLRRVDADVLMAHLANISGKEGVEAEPEALGLIARAAEGSVRDSLSLLDQAIAHAAGAVRAEDVRQMLGLADRSRVIDLFASLASGDIAAAFKEFRDQYDTGADPVVVLSDLAEFVNFVTRVKVVPATADNLALGETERTRGRDFAAKLSMRVLSRMWQMLLKGIAEVQSATRPQAAAEMVLVRIAYVADLPTPDEAIRMIEQGGGMSPALGGNNGGNGAPRGTSASLLSGGDEGSQLRAVGSSARPALDTSPRPQMNTPAPAPVEAAPVRRLNTFAELVALAGEKRDLQIKSALEADVRLVRMEDGKLEIALERSAARSMIQDLSRKLEQWTGRRWAVVVSNDAGQPTLRAQAQAAKVKLTDGVHADPRVQAVMSRFPGAQVVDVRRIAPDAALGADDAGPVAAAEEDDDL
- the fmt gene encoding methionyl-tRNA formyltransferase, which encodes MPLRLIFMGTPEFAVPTLLALADHGHEIAAVYTRAPKPAGRGMKLQPTPVEQAARQLGIPVLTPKTLRTPEAEAEFRSHNADAAVVVAYGMILPQNILEAVPLGCFNLHASLLPRWRGAAPIQRAIMAGDAESGVMVMRMDAGLDTGDVAMAERLPITDTMTAQDLHDALAPLGADLMVRAMGGLSRGGLQLTKQGEQGVTYAAKIDKAEARIDWSKPAREVLRHIHGLSPFPGAWFEIVLDGEPVRIKVLRCEPTKGSGAPGDVLDDRLSMACGGGAIRILELQRAGKPPMKADAFLNGTPLKPPLRVS
- the recR gene encoding recombination mediator RecR, which codes for MVSSVAGPEIERLIQLLARLPGLGPRSARRAALHLIKKREALMTPLSAALQVAIDKIQVCTTCGNIDTQNPCTVCTDTRRDPSIIVVVADVADLWALERAHATNGFYHVLGATLSPLDGVGPQDLTIDALVQRAHDPRVTEIILALNATVDGQTTAHYITDLLQDANVKVTRLAHGVPVGGELDYLDEGTLSAAMRQRTLF
- the rmuC gene encoding DNA recombination protein RmuC, encoding MNEILFIVGDVPVRVGLALICFGALALLLLLTIAIVIARSGRKGAEAAMAQALRADELEERLSEVLRIQNEAAGRVHEMGQALVGRQAEMSRAVNERLDSVSQKVGQSMEHTTRSTVASLSALHERLGIIDNAHKNLTDLTSQVTTLRDVLANKQSRGAFGQARMEAIVQDGMPKGSYAFQHTLSTGKRPDCVVFLPDQRPLCIDAKFPLEAVTALRDARSDEEKKYATQRLRQDVMKHVTDIADKYLIPGETQDTALMFVPSESVYAEIHDGFDDVIQKAYRARVVLVSPSLLMLAIQVMQQILKDARMRDAADQIRTEVISMSDDLARLRERVLKLQKDFGNVNEDVRQILISADKIEKRAGRIEELDFSTASEPAETPRPVAPNGSDLFPTHPLRKLQAGE
- a CDS encoding MFS transporter translates to MTAPEIVKPSEAPPRATWREAMAVYLQPRVLIVLFLGFSSGLPLALSGSTLLVWMRESGVDLGTIGLFALVGTPYTLKFLWAPLIDALHVPLLSKLLGRRRGWLVFAQLLLIGAILLLALTDPAKSPFYVALGALLVATASATQDTVVDAFRVESLPESEQAAGMASYVAAYRIGMLISTAGALFLVSAFEATGLAKSSAWMWGYAAMAGMVLIGMIAALAATEPEQSRRAEEATSGASAMTRITTAAVGAFTEFLTRKDVWAVLAFVVLFKFTDSFSGTMTAPFVIDLGFTRNDYAAIVKGVGLAATLIGGFAGGFLARAWSLEACLWVGGILQAISNLAFAWLAFVGLNQWALALAITVENFTSAIGTVIFVAYLSSLCQSPLHTATQYALLAALSAVGRTYLSAGAGYVAQATGWPLFFALSVLVAIPSLILLAWLQRRGHFEALRQTAPLNASSARSTS
- the def gene encoding peptide deformylase; this encodes MAIRDIIILPDTQLRLISKPIEKITADIRALADDMLETMYKAPGIGLAAIQVAQPVRLITMDLSKKEGETNPRIFVNPEILSVSEELSVYEEGCLSIPEYYEEVERPAQVRVRFTDIHGKVHEEDAEGLYATCIQHEIDHLNGVLFVDYLSKLKRDRVMKKFTKAARLAAK